A DNA window from Prochlorococcus marinus str. GP2 contains the following coding sequences:
- a CDS encoding citrate synthase → MDSNKLILKPGLEGVPVTNSSICDIDGNKGKLLYRGYSIEELSQKSSFLETAYLLIWGELPTAIQLRDFEQEVQMHRRLSFRVRDMMKCFPATGHPMDALQSSAASLGLFYSRRAIDDPNYIYNAVIRLIAKIPTMIAAFQLIRKGQDPIQPRDDLTYSSNFLYMLTEKEQDPIAAKVFDRCLILHAEHSLNASTFSARVTASTLTDPYAVIASAVGTLAGPLHGGANEDVIAMLEEIKTPENAGSFLDNAIKNKSKIMGFGHREYKVKDPRAIILQKLAEELFIRFGADEMYEVAKSLEAEAIPRLGPKGIFPNVDFYSGLVYRKLGIPRDLFTPIFAISRVAGWLAHWREQLGANRIFRPSQIYTGSAPRDWISLESRE, encoded by the coding sequence TTGGATAGCAACAAACTAATTTTAAAACCAGGATTAGAGGGTGTTCCAGTTACTAATTCATCAATCTGTGATATTGACGGCAACAAAGGGAAATTATTGTACAGAGGCTATTCAATTGAGGAACTATCCCAAAAAAGCAGTTTCTTAGAAACTGCTTACCTATTGATTTGGGGTGAATTGCCCACAGCTATTCAACTAAGAGATTTCGAACAAGAAGTTCAGATGCATAGAAGGTTAAGTTTTAGAGTCAGAGATATGATGAAATGTTTCCCCGCAACCGGTCATCCTATGGATGCTCTTCAATCTAGTGCAGCTTCTTTGGGACTCTTCTATTCACGTAGAGCAATAGATGATCCTAATTACATCTACAACGCAGTTATAAGACTAATAGCAAAGATACCCACAATGATTGCTGCGTTTCAACTAATTAGAAAAGGACAAGACCCAATTCAACCTAGAGATGATTTAACTTACTCATCAAATTTTCTTTACATGCTGACTGAAAAAGAACAAGATCCTATAGCTGCAAAAGTTTTTGATAGGTGTTTAATTCTACATGCCGAACATAGTTTAAACGCAAGTACATTTAGCGCTAGAGTTACAGCAAGTACTCTTACAGACCCATATGCTGTCATTGCCTCTGCAGTAGGAACCCTTGCTGGCCCGCTGCATGGAGGAGCAAATGAAGATGTAATTGCAATGTTAGAAGAGATTAAAACTCCAGAAAATGCTGGGTCTTTTTTAGATAATGCAATTAAAAATAAAAGTAAGATAATGGGGTTCGGCCACAGAGAATATAAAGTTAAAGATCCAAGAGCAATAATTCTTCAAAAACTGGCAGAAGAGCTTTTTATTAGATTTGGAGCAGATGAAATGTATGAAGTTGCTAAATCACTTGAGGCAGAAGCAATACCAAGACTTGGACCTAAGGGTATATTCCCTAACGTGGATTTTTATTCTGGTCTTGTTTATAGAAAACTTGGTATTCCTCGTGATTTATTTACTCCAATTTTTGCCATATCTAGAGTGGCTGGTTGGTTAGCTCATTGGAGAGAGCAACTTGGAGCAAATAGAATTTTCAGACCATCCCAAATCTATACAGGTTCAGCACCAAGAGATTGGATCAGCCTAGAAAGTAGAGAATAA
- the nuoK gene encoding NADH-quinone oxidoreductase subunit NuoK — protein MNLESIPIQAFLIVSSALFCIGIWGLLNSRNAVRVLMSIELMLNAVNINLMTFSSYIDNNLIQGQVFTIFVITVAAAEAAVGLAILLSLYRNRVTVDMESFNLLKW, from the coding sequence ATGAATTTAGAATCAATTCCTATTCAAGCTTTTTTGATAGTATCTTCAGCACTATTTTGCATTGGTATTTGGGGATTATTAAATAGCAGAAATGCAGTCAGAGTTCTTATGAGCATCGAATTAATGCTGAATGCAGTAAATATAAACTTGATGACGTTTTCTTCCTATATCGATAATAATTTAATTCAAGGACAAGTTTTTACAATTTTTGTGATTACTGTTGCAGCTGCAGAAGCTGCCGTTGGATTAGCTATTCTGTTATCTCTTTACAGAAATAGGGTAACTGTAGATATGGAAAGTTTTAATTTATTAAAATGGTAA
- a CDS encoding NADH-quinone oxidoreductase subunit J — protein sequence MSIAITTQFISFIVLSLVVIIGALGVVLLESIVYSAFLLGGVFMSVAGLYLLLNASFVAAAQVLVYVGAVNVLIIFAIMLVNKKEDLKPINDIKSRRIISTSICLTLLSLLIRVDLTNIWSLSSPQNSIREESTIRIGEHLFSDYLLPFEVASVLLLMAMIGAIILARRDVMTKDISTGLPVDQELIEKSSEPLLTNKN from the coding sequence ATGTCCATCGCAATAACAACACAATTTATTTCTTTTATAGTTCTATCTTTAGTTGTCATTATTGGAGCCCTTGGGGTTGTATTGCTAGAAAGTATTGTTTATTCAGCTTTTCTTCTGGGGGGAGTTTTTATGAGTGTGGCAGGATTATATCTTCTTTTAAATGCAAGTTTTGTTGCTGCGGCACAAGTTTTAGTGTATGTGGGTGCAGTGAATGTATTAATTATTTTTGCTATTATGCTCGTCAATAAAAAAGAAGATTTAAAGCCTATCAATGACATTAAATCGAGAAGAATAATATCAACATCGATATGTTTAACCCTACTAAGTCTCTTAATAAGAGTTGACTTGACTAATATATGGAGCCTCTCAAGTCCTCAAAACTCTATTAGAGAAGAATCAACTATCAGAATTGGTGAACATCTATTCAGTGATTATTTACTCCCATTTGAAGTAGCTTCAGTTTTGCTTTTAATGGCAATGATTGGGGCTATTATTTTAGCTAGAAGAGATGTAATGACCAAAGATATTTCGACAGGACTACCTGTAGATCAAGAATTAATTGAAAAATCATCAGAACCATTACTTACAAATAAAAATTAA
- a CDS encoding CYTH domain-containing protein has protein sequence MALEIERRFLIKNDNWKEYINKSIFIEQGYLSKSLDDWIIRIRFTGEDFKIALKKHIENFTNFEFEYSIPQKDGEKIMSTLTNTIKKERFFLEVEKKSWIIDCFKENNFPLEIAEIELSNEEEDLSLPSFLSKEITGLKNYSNFSLANIPFSEWK, from the coding sequence ATGGCCCTTGAAATAGAAAGACGTTTTCTCATAAAAAATGATAATTGGAAAGAATATATCAATAAGTCAATTTTTATTGAACAGGGATATCTATCAAAAAGTTTAGATGATTGGATTATTAGGATAAGATTTACTGGTGAGGACTTTAAAATTGCACTAAAAAAACATATCGAAAACTTTACCAACTTTGAATTTGAATATTCCATTCCACAAAAAGATGGTGAAAAAATAATGTCCACTCTTACAAATACAATAAAAAAAGAAAGATTCTTTTTAGAAGTTGAAAAAAAATCTTGGATTATAGATTGCTTTAAAGAAAATAATTTTCCACTTGAAATTGCAGAAATTGAACTTTCTAATGAAGAGGAAGATTTAAGTCTTCCATCTTTCTTATCAAAAGAAATTACTGGGCTGAAAAATTACTCGAATTTCAGTCTTGCAAACATACCTTTTTCAGAATGGAAGTAG
- a CDS encoding helix-turn-helix domain-containing protein: MQMVDEEVNNIDMMGLSTREMEIIDLVADGLTNQEIAVKLTISKRTVDNHVSNMFTKTGSKNRVALLNWAMDNGKICRDGFNCCSLPDSDQE, from the coding sequence ATGCAAATGGTTGACGAAGAAGTAAACAACATTGACATGATGGGTCTCTCAACAAGAGAGATGGAAATCATTGATCTCGTAGCTGATGGGCTTACAAATCAAGAAATTGCAGTAAAACTAACAATTAGTAAAAGAACTGTTGATAATCATGTAAGTAATATGTTTACAAAAACAGGTTCAAAAAATAGAGTAGCACTTTTGAATTGGGCAATGGATAATGGAAAGATTTGCAGAGACGGATTTAATTGTTGTTCGCTTCCAGACTCTGATCAAGAGTAG
- a CDS encoding translation initiation factor SUI1 has protein sequence MGKKNWIEFDNQEKKYGAVAKVDSFNKRSKINISKQKKGKKGKTVTLIRGLGTEDEILLKELLKKIKVFCGTGGTLIDNNIQLQGDMVSKSIEFLRKEGFRNL, from the coding sequence ATGGGAAAAAAGAATTGGATCGAATTTGATAATCAAGAAAAAAAATATGGAGCAGTCGCTAAGGTAGATAGTTTTAATAAAAGATCAAAAATAAATATTTCAAAACAAAAAAAAGGTAAAAAGGGTAAGACAGTAACTTTAATTAGAGGGTTAGGAACTGAGGATGAAATATTATTAAAAGAATTACTAAAAAAAATTAAAGTTTTTTGTGGTACTGGAGGAACATTAATTGATAATAATATCCAGTTACAGGGTGATATGGTATCGAAATCAATTGAGTTTCTTCGTAAAGAGGGATTTCGTAATTTATAA
- the nuoH gene encoding NADH-quinone oxidoreductase subunit NuoH — MEYGLDLEYSFNEFLKGFGLSSEIAHIIWLPLPMLLVLVAAVVGVLVTVWLERKISAAAQQRIGPEYAGALGVLQPIADGLKLLVKEDIIPAKADGILFTAGPILVLVPVILSWLIVPFGQNLLISNVGIGIFLWIALSSIQPIGLLMSGYASNNKYSLLGGLRAAAQSISYEIPLALSVLAIVLMTNSLSTVDIVNQQSGAGILSWNIWRQPVGFIVFWICALAECERLPFDLPEAEEELVAGYQTEYAGMKFALFYLGSYINLILSALLVSILYLGGWGFPIPVELIAKFLNLPINSPFIQVFTASIGIVMTVLKAYLLVFIAILLRWTTPRVRIDQLLDLGWKFLLPISLANLLITAGLKLAFPQFFGG; from the coding sequence TTGGAATACGGATTAGATCTCGAATATAGTTTTAATGAATTCTTAAAGGGTTTTGGCCTTTCCAGCGAAATCGCTCACATAATTTGGCTCCCTCTCCCTATGCTTTTGGTTTTGGTAGCGGCAGTTGTTGGCGTTTTAGTAACAGTTTGGCTTGAAAGAAAAATATCTGCTGCTGCTCAACAAAGAATAGGCCCCGAATATGCAGGAGCGCTTGGTGTTCTCCAACCAATTGCAGATGGTCTTAAGTTACTTGTCAAAGAAGATATTATTCCTGCTAAAGCGGATGGAATTCTCTTCACTGCAGGACCTATTTTAGTTCTTGTCCCTGTGATTCTGTCATGGTTAATTGTCCCTTTTGGACAAAACCTTTTGATAAGTAACGTTGGAATTGGAATTTTCCTATGGATCGCTTTAAGCAGTATCCAGCCAATTGGACTTCTCATGAGCGGGTATGCATCCAATAATAAATATTCATTGTTAGGAGGTTTAAGAGCAGCAGCTCAATCAATAAGTTATGAAATCCCTTTGGCTTTATCTGTACTGGCTATCGTATTAATGACTAATTCTCTAAGTACTGTTGACATTGTCAACCAACAAAGTGGGGCTGGAATCCTAAGTTGGAATATATGGAGACAACCAGTAGGTTTTATAGTCTTTTGGATCTGTGCTCTTGCAGAATGTGAGAGACTTCCATTTGACTTACCCGAAGCGGAAGAAGAATTAGTTGCAGGATATCAAACTGAATATGCAGGAATGAAATTCGCATTGTTCTACCTTGGTAGTTACATTAATTTAATCCTTTCAGCTTTATTGGTATCAATACTTTATTTAGGAGGATGGGGTTTTCCTATTCCAGTTGAATTAATAGCTAAGTTTCTAAATTTGCCAATTAATTCACCCTTCATACAAGTTTTCACTGCATCAATAGGAATTGTAATGACTGTATTAAAAGCATATCTTTTAGTTTTCATTGCAATATTATTGCGTTGGACAACTCCTAGAGTAAGAATAGATCAACTATTAGATCTTGGATGGAAGTTTCTTCTTCCAATTTCTCTTGCTAATCTTTTGATAACTGCAGGATTAAAACTTGCTTTTCCGCAATTCTTTGGTGGTTAA
- the bchM gene encoding magnesium protoporphyrin IX methyltransferase — protein MTSNKIIEKSEVREYFNGTGFERWNKIYSKSDEINTVQKNIRKGHQKTVDDVVSYIKNYPEVAKKSFCDAGCGVGSLSIPLLKLGIKDLQVSDISSEMIKETKKRINELGFKQDKIKYEVCDLEKLKGLFDVVVCLDVFIHYPQPVAEEMVQHLCDLSKEKLIVSFAPYTPVLAVLKNIGKLFPGPSKTTRAYTLKEKGIINAAKERGFKVVKKKLNQAPFYFSKLIEFEKIK, from the coding sequence ATGACGTCTAATAAGATTATCGAAAAAAGTGAAGTTAGGGAGTATTTTAATGGGACTGGCTTTGAAAGATGGAATAAAATTTATAGCAAATCTGATGAAATTAATACAGTTCAGAAAAATATTAGGAAAGGGCATCAAAAAACTGTAGATGATGTAGTCTCATACATCAAAAATTATCCTGAAGTAGCAAAAAAAAGTTTTTGTGATGCAGGATGCGGTGTAGGAAGTCTATCCATACCATTACTAAAGCTAGGTATAAAAGATTTACAGGTGAGCGATATCTCTTCTGAAATGATTAAAGAAACAAAGAAACGTATTAATGAATTAGGTTTTAAACAAGATAAAATCAAATATGAAGTCTGTGATTTGGAAAAATTAAAAGGATTATTTGATGTTGTAGTTTGTTTGGATGTGTTTATTCATTATCCTCAACCAGTTGCAGAAGAAATGGTCCAACATCTTTGTGATTTAAGCAAAGAAAAACTTATCGTAAGCTTTGCACCATATACTCCAGTTCTTGCTGTTTTAAAAAATATTGGGAAATTATTTCCTGGGCCAAGTAAAACTACAAGAGCCTATACATTGAAAGAAAAGGGTATTATTAATGCTGCTAAAGAAAGAGGATTTAAGGTAGTTAAAAAGAAATTAAATCAAGCTCCTTTTTATTTTTCAAAACTAATTGAATTCGAAAAAATTAAATAA
- the purE gene encoding 5-(carboxyamino)imidazole ribonucleotide mutase, giving the protein MSELNSKDIYKIAVVMGSDSDLKILKPAIDILREFKIKTEVCILSAHRTPIEMMEYAKNAESENIKVIIAGAGGAAHLPGMLASITCIPIIGVPVEIKTLKGIDSLLSIVQMPAGIPVATVAINGAQNAGLLAIEMISLFDESIKKTLKEFRENLHTQVRTKNSKLSTIGPDNYLQNL; this is encoded by the coding sequence TTGTCAGAATTAAATTCAAAAGATATATATAAAATCGCTGTCGTAATGGGTAGTGATTCAGATCTAAAAATACTGAAACCTGCTATTGATATTTTGAGAGAATTTAAAATAAAAACTGAAGTTTGTATACTTTCTGCTCATCGAACACCTATTGAAATGATGGAATATGCAAAAAATGCAGAATCAGAAAACATAAAAGTAATAATTGCCGGTGCTGGTGGTGCTGCTCATCTTCCAGGAATGCTGGCATCCATAACTTGTATTCCTATAATTGGAGTACCAGTAGAGATTAAGACACTTAAGGGGATTGATTCTCTTTTATCAATCGTTCAAATGCCCGCTGGGATTCCAGTTGCAACAGTTGCAATTAATGGAGCTCAGAATGCTGGATTATTGGCAATAGAGATGATCAGTTTATTTGATGAATCCATAAAGAAAACTTTAAAAGAATTCAGAGAAAATCTACATACACAGGTAAGAACTAAAAATAGTAAGTTATCAACTATTGGACCTGACAATTATCTTCAAAATCTATGA
- the trpB gene encoding tryptophan synthase subunit beta, which yields MVSTFSRQDQNYKKDDLNQPSKEGRFGKYGGQYVPETLMPALFELETAASDAWKDKLFVKELNHLLKTYVGRETPLYEAKRLTEHYKTKQATPTIWLKREDLNHTGAHKINNALGQALLAIRMGKKRIIAETGAGQHGVATATVCARFGLKCIIYMGAEDIKRQSLNVFRMKLLGAEVKVVNSGTATLKDATSEAIRDWVSNVETTHYILGSVAGPHPFPKIVRDFHAVIGEETKKQCLESFGSLPDILLACVGGGSNAMGLFHPFVKETSVRLIGVEAAGSGVDTDKHAATITKGSVGILHGSMSLLLQDDNGQVQEAHSISAGLDYPGVGPEHSHLKDIGRAEYGSVTDQEALDALKLVSELEGIIPALETSHAFAWLDKLCPTLEKDTHIVINCSGRGDKDVNTVASSFDI from the coding sequence GTGGTAAGCACATTTTCTCGCCAAGATCAAAATTATAAAAAAGACGATTTAAATCAACCCTCCAAAGAGGGAAGATTTGGAAAATATGGCGGTCAATATGTTCCTGAAACGCTAATGCCAGCTCTTTTTGAGCTTGAAACAGCTGCGTCTGATGCATGGAAAGATAAACTTTTTGTAAAAGAATTAAATCATCTTCTAAAGACTTATGTAGGCAGAGAAACACCACTTTATGAAGCCAAAAGACTTACTGAACATTACAAAACTAAACAAGCAACTCCAACAATATGGCTTAAAAGAGAAGATTTAAATCATACTGGTGCTCACAAAATTAATAATGCCCTTGGACAAGCTTTATTAGCAATAAGGATGGGCAAAAAAAGAATAATTGCAGAAACTGGAGCAGGTCAGCATGGAGTTGCTACGGCTACTGTTTGTGCGAGATTTGGCTTGAAATGTATTATTTATATGGGTGCTGAAGACATAAAAAGACAATCCCTTAACGTCTTCAGAATGAAACTTCTAGGAGCTGAAGTTAAAGTTGTAAATTCAGGAACTGCAACACTTAAGGATGCTACTAGTGAAGCCATTAGAGATTGGGTTTCTAATGTCGAAACCACGCACTACATTTTAGGATCTGTTGCAGGTCCACACCCTTTCCCAAAGATTGTGCGGGATTTTCATGCAGTTATAGGAGAAGAAACTAAAAAACAATGTCTGGAATCGTTTGGATCTTTACCCGATATTTTACTTGCTTGTGTAGGTGGGGGATCAAATGCAATGGGTCTTTTCCATCCTTTCGTTAAAGAAACTTCTGTACGACTTATTGGCGTTGAAGCCGCAGGAAGCGGAGTTGACACTGACAAACATGCTGCAACTATCACTAAAGGGTCGGTTGGAATTTTGCATGGATCAATGAGTCTTCTATTACAAGACGATAATGGTCAAGTACAAGAAGCTCACTCAATAAGTGCGGGTTTAGATTACCCTGGAGTTGGGCCGGAACATAGCCATTTAAAAGATATAGGTAGAGCAGAATATGGATCAGTAACAGATCAAGAAGCTTTAGATGCTTTGAAACTTGTCAGTGAACTTGAAGGAATTATACCAGCGCTCGAAACTTCCCATGCCTTTGCTTGGTTAGATAAATTATGCCCTACTCTTGAAAAAGATACTCATATAGTTATTAATTGCTCTGGTAGAGGTGACAAAGATGTTAATACTGTTGCATCTTCATTCGACATTTAA
- the ndhI gene encoding NAD(P)H-quinone oxidoreductase subunit I has product MKNFLQQINSYIKEAFNAGKYLYNGITVTFDHLRRRPVTVQYPYEKLIPSERYRGRIHYEFDKCIACEVCVRVCPINLPVVDWVMNKETKKKELRNYSIDFGVCIFCGNCVEYCPTNCLSMTEEYELATFDRHNLNFDNVALGRLPTNVTTDPSVKPLRELAYLPKGVMDPHEIPASDTRVGKLPEEVYDWMKPESNENKDKVSSPTN; this is encoded by the coding sequence ATGAAAAATTTCCTTCAACAAATAAATAGCTATATCAAAGAAGCATTTAATGCTGGGAAATACTTATACAATGGTATAACAGTAACTTTTGACCATCTTCGAAGAAGACCTGTTACTGTCCAATATCCATATGAAAAATTAATACCCTCTGAAAGATATAGAGGAAGAATACATTATGAATTCGATAAATGTATTGCCTGCGAAGTTTGTGTGAGAGTATGTCCCATTAATCTCCCAGTAGTTGATTGGGTAATGAATAAAGAAACCAAAAAAAAGGAACTTCGAAATTATTCAATAGATTTCGGAGTTTGTATATTTTGTGGAAATTGTGTTGAATATTGTCCAACTAATTGTCTATCAATGACCGAAGAATATGAATTAGCTACTTTTGACAGACACAATCTAAATTTCGATAATGTAGCACTTGGTAGACTACCTACAAACGTCACAACAGATCCCTCAGTTAAACCTCTAAGAGAACTTGCCTATCTTCCTAAAGGTGTTATGGACCCTCATGAAATCCCAGCTTCAGATACTAGAGTTGGTAAATTACCTGAAGAAGTCTATGATTGGATGAAGCCTGAATCAAATGAAAATAAAGATAAAGTTTCTAGTCCAACTAATTAA
- a CDS encoding rhodanese-like domain-containing protein → MGIYPKSINASSLNDWFNSEKDDPVLIDVREQSELELARFSKEFLHIPISKVTFEYVEEIFSGLLDRKIVVTCHAGIRSYNFSQWCLDNNIVSEIWNLEEGIDGWSRYIDPSIPRY, encoded by the coding sequence TTGGGAATTTATCCAAAATCTATAAATGCTTCTAGTCTCAATGATTGGTTTAATTCTGAGAAAGATGATCCAGTCTTGATTGATGTAAGAGAACAGTCAGAGCTTGAACTTGCTCGTTTCTCAAAAGAATTCCTACATATACCAATTAGTAAAGTCACATTTGAATATGTTGAAGAAATATTTTCTGGGTTATTAGACAGAAAAATTGTAGTTACCTGTCATGCAGGAATAAGAAGTTATAACTTTTCACAATGGTGTTTAGATAATAATATTGTTAGCGAAATATGGAATTTGGAGGAGGGTATTGATGGATGGAGTAGATATATTGACCCATCAATTCCAAGGTATTGA
- a CDS encoding response regulator transcription factor — protein MNEINQINSEPVRKSRILLVDDEPGLRTAVKTFLEDEGFEIFIAVDGEDGWEKAQTVFPDLIISDIMMPRANGYALLEKIREDEKLGGTPVIFLTAKGMTLDRTEGYLAGVDDYISKPFDPDELAARVKNVIKRQERLLKEAARFADIDVSKMAKQITEIKSMLTDQNPTNLENKKNLPSFTPREASVLQLVAEGLMNKEIARQLETSIRNVEKYVSRLFIKTGTSSRTELVRYALENHLVK, from the coding sequence ATGAATGAAATTAATCAAATAAATAGTGAACCGGTTAGAAAATCAAGAATTTTATTAGTTGATGATGAGCCTGGTTTAAGAACAGCTGTTAAAACATTTCTAGAAGATGAGGGCTTTGAAATATTTATTGCAGTTGACGGAGAGGATGGCTGGGAAAAAGCTCAAACAGTTTTTCCCGATTTGATAATAAGCGATATTATGATGCCCCGAGCTAACGGTTATGCTTTATTAGAAAAAATTAGAGAAGATGAAAAATTAGGAGGAACTCCAGTTATTTTTCTAACTGCAAAAGGAATGACCCTAGACAGAACAGAAGGTTATCTTGCAGGCGTTGATGATTATATTTCCAAACCTTTCGACCCTGATGAATTAGCTGCTCGAGTTAAAAATGTAATCAAAAGACAAGAACGTTTACTGAAAGAAGCAGCACGATTCGCAGATATTGATGTCAGTAAAATGGCGAAGCAAATTACTGAAATAAAATCTATGCTCACAGATCAAAATCCGACTAATTTAGAAAATAAAAAAAATCTTCCTAGTTTTACTCCAAGAGAAGCGAGTGTACTTCAACTAGTAGCAGAGGGGCTGATGAACAAGGAAATTGCAAGACAGCTTGAAACATCTATTAGAAATGTTGAAAAATATGTAAGTAGACTTTTTATCAAAACAGGTACATCTAGCCGAACCGAATTGGTCCGTTATGCACTTGAAAATCATTTAGTGAAATAA
- the cysC gene encoding adenylyl-sulfate kinase, which translates to MKEQDQTKSTNIKWHNLTIDREKLEKMRGHKGMVIWFTGLSGSGKSTLANALNEFLHLDGFSTYVLDGDNIRHGLCKDLGFSDEDREENIRRIGEVANLFMNAGIITITAFVSPFISDRDKVRKIIGSKDFIEVYCAADITVCENRDTKGLYKKARLGEIKEFTGISSPYEAPHNPEIVVDTGSLDLNDSVEKVITYLKKENFLKKD; encoded by the coding sequence ATGAAAGAACAAGATCAAACAAAGTCAACCAATATAAAGTGGCACAATTTAACAATTGATAGAGAAAAGTTAGAGAAAATGAGAGGTCATAAAGGAATGGTTATCTGGTTTACAGGTTTATCTGGCTCTGGTAAAAGTACTTTAGCTAACGCTTTAAATGAATTTTTACACTTAGATGGTTTTTCGACTTATGTGTTGGATGGAGATAATATTAGACACGGTTTATGTAAAGATCTTGGTTTTTCGGATGAAGATAGAGAAGAAAATATAAGAAGAATTGGAGAAGTTGCGAATTTATTTATGAATGCTGGGATAATAACTATTACAGCATTCGTTTCACCATTTATTAGCGATAGAGATAAGGTAAGAAAAATTATTGGATCTAAGGATTTTATTGAAGTTTATTGTGCTGCTGATATCACAGTTTGCGAAAATAGGGATACTAAAGGTCTTTATAAGAAAGCGCGTTTGGGTGAAATTAAGGAATTTACAGGGATTTCTAGTCCATATGAAGCTCCTCATAACCCCGAAATTGTTGTTGATACAGGTTCGTTAGATTTAAATGATTCCGTTGAAAAGGTTATTACCTATCTTAAAAAAGAAAACTTTCTTAAAAAGGACTAA
- a CDS encoding NAD(+) kinase: MKLSLVLIIYRSNSTSALEASKFCEEVLKTKNIKSIRIESDFHKDQIEQYLCNLKFLPNIGIVLGGDGTFLKCANALTAYDIPLLSINIGGNLGFLTQEKDFLFDKSFIEILENEEYIIDFRNRLNCDICISGTITGEKTIKSYDALNDFYFKSVEESISPTNQIQIEIDNEKVNEYKGDGLIISTSTGSTAYSMAAGGPIVHPSLDAMIINPICPMSLASRPIVIPNTSKVIIKPVKKSKGEIKLWRDGSKCMTIKESYYCEIKKGRSPCKIIRFKESTSYYNTLIKKLDWKGDLSLKNPKI; the protein is encoded by the coding sequence ATGAAACTTTCATTAGTGCTAATCATATATCGTTCAAACAGTACTTCAGCATTAGAAGCTTCTAAGTTCTGCGAAGAAGTCCTTAAAACCAAAAATATTAAATCAATAAGAATTGAAAGCGATTTTCATAAAGATCAAATTGAACAATATCTATGTAATTTAAAATTTCTACCAAATATTGGAATCGTTCTTGGGGGTGATGGAACCTTCCTAAAATGTGCAAATGCATTAACTGCTTATGATATACCTTTACTGAGCATTAATATTGGTGGCAATTTGGGTTTTCTTACTCAAGAAAAAGATTTTTTATTTGACAAATCTTTTATTGAAATTCTTGAAAACGAAGAATATATTATTGATTTTCGGAATAGATTAAATTGTGATATTTGTATTAGTGGAACCATTACAGGGGAAAAAACTATAAAAAGCTATGACGCATTAAATGATTTTTATTTTAAATCGGTTGAAGAGAGTATTTCTCCCACCAACCAAATACAAATTGAAATCGATAATGAGAAGGTAAATGAATATAAAGGTGATGGATTGATTATATCCACATCTACTGGTTCGACTGCATACTCAATGGCTGCTGGTGGACCTATAGTACATCCTAGTTTAGATGCAATGATAATTAACCCTATATGCCCAATGAGCTTAGCAAGTAGACCTATAGTTATACCCAATACAAGCAAGGTAATTATTAAACCAGTCAAAAAAAGTAAAGGAGAAATAAAATTATGGAGAGACGGTTCAAAATGTATGACTATTAAGGAAAGCTATTATTGTGAGATCAAAAAAGGGAGATCACCTTGCAAAATAATTAGGTTTAAAGAGAGCACTAGCTATTACAATACTTTAATAAAAAAACTAGATTGGAAAGGAGATTTATCTCTAAAAAATCCAAAAATTTAA